In Oryza sativa Japonica Group chromosome 1, ASM3414082v1, the genomic stretch TCATGTAGTCAAGTTCCCTTGTTTTAAACAGATTATCTAGAGCATTTTTGCAAACAAGACTTTCTTCTCCATCCATAGATTCATCAAAATTGCAGTATCGAAGTACATTCATTAGAGAATGTATATGTGATTCCTGACAACAAAATAATCCTTAGTCATTCTTATCAgggagaagaaaacaaaaacaaagaatttcagttaaaaaaaaactccaaagaAATGTCATATAGGAAATTGTCGTTTCCATGATGATGTATGCTTTTTAGAGCCTtagtttttagggttttttttttttgaaatttctgtATACTTCTATAGTTATATTGATATATTACCATAAATCAAGAAAGCATAAACTTAACAATTTGCAAGGGGAATATGAAAACTCAATGTAATTTGTCTTACTGATGTAAAATAGAGCCTTGTTCGAACACGTCGTTCAGGTTCCATCACATTGGCATATCTAcaacaaaattatttgaatatCAATTGTATTCTTCATAGTCAAGATTCCTAACTGGAATTTCGTACTTACTTTGGATCCAAGCAGTATTTGGTTTCTTTGTGCGAATCATCAAGATCAATTGACTTCTTGTTTGAGTTAGGTCTATCAAAACCCTCATTCTTAACATCCCCATAGTAACCCCTATCCTTCCGTTTTGAAGAAGGCACTATTGTTGGATCATGGCATGCATTAGAttcaccaccagcagcagcaacctctcGTCTGGTGTTATGCAGGTCAATCAGAATCTTGCCCAACAAACGGCGTGCAATCTGAAGAAAAGGACATGAGAAACATCATAAGTTGCTTGTGACTAAAAAACAAAACAGTGCCAAATAAAAGGGCTAGCCTCTAGGAGAAAATTGGGTACTACATATTTTCTGCAACAAATTCCTTTAGCATCCTTCATTTCTAGAAACAAAATCTCATTTATGTTAGTTTTTCGGATAAACACTACATAATGAAAACAATGAATATACAGGACGCAACTCATAACAGTTTCTTTTCCAGTTTTCAAATATATTTACACACCAGTACCTTTGAACCAATTTTGAGTTTCTGCTTCGCATTTATTCCATACTCATTTGGAATTACACCATCAGCTAGTGACTGAATGAAAAAGAAACATTATAAATAGTTAGATAGCAGGCAGAAAATGGATAGAAAAAGAGCATTAGAATGACCAATCATAAAATTCAGAATTCAACATAAGCACGCCACTCTTACTAgtaacgtactccctccatcccataatataagggattttatcCCTCTCACTAGACccacaatataagagattttgctATACTACTTGTCACATCCATCATCTCTAATTCAAATTTCTACCTATTTTAGCCTCCAACTACCCACTCACCACAACCAAAATCACATTTAATAGGGGTATTGTAGTCTTTTCTTTTCATCCTTAACCTTTCCCAAAAGGgaataatcccttatattatgggatggagggagtaataggtAGTATAGCAGTACATGTTTCTAATAGTGCATAGCATATTGAGTTCTCTCAGTGTTAATTTAGTAACAGTAAAGCAATAATCATTCACCACTCTACTAGTTGTATTCATAATGTAAAACAGGGATCAAAGGATTTCATTTAGGACCTGAGTGCTATGAAATGATGTCTTCATGTGCAAATATTTCACAAATACACAGGAGCAGCTGTATATCCGTGGTTCTACACACATTTAAGTGCAAGGTACATTTTAAGAGTGCGATACATATTTAATTTACCTGAGAAACTCTGAAGAGATCACTCAAACCATTAAGTTTGAGATGTGAGTTATGAAGGAGGTCATACCTGTCAAGTATACTGTTAGAAATAGATGAGGTGAAGAGATATGCTGGAACAAAGAAATGTTTTTGAAACTTGAGAAAATGCTTTTGTTTCGAACAAAAGCATCACgtgatttttaaaataattgcAAGAAGCCTTGAATTGCAAAAAAGAGAGAGCAGATGAACACTTGCAAAAAAAGCAAAATGAAGTTATTTTGGGCAAATTTTATCTGTCTTTGAGATCGTCAACATTGTGAACTTTCCAGTGATCCACTAGCAAACTTTCAGGTAAGCTTTAGGAAATATTTGAGACTTTGAtagtcatgtttttttttttttgaaaccaaTAGTCATGGTTTTCTTATGAAAATAAGAAATTTATTTTCCTACGGCTGGGCTGTTTCGCTGAACATTCTTGTTGATTCCCTAGGTCACAGCCCCTAAGGCCTAAACAGCATGGAAAGCAGCTGGGCAAATCAAGGTCAGGCCCTCTCATGGCCAAGTTTCGAGGCACAATTTGGTATGCTAATTTGCATGTTCATTCAGAAAAGCAAATTCGAATGAAGTTGACAATTGACAAAGATCTTATGGAAGAGCATGATACAATCATATAATAGGCATCCAGGGCCCAGCTATTTTGTGAAGAGAAATAGAAGCATCTGGAGATGGTAACATGGTTACCCACTTGCAAGAGTCATATATATCAGGTATTTGCGTAGTGTCAAAACGTCTGCATCATAATGAGAGTTTTAGCAATGGTTACACAAGCTGCAACTCCTTCTGAGAATTTAATCAACAAGAATATTAAAAGCTTGGAAACATACTTTTTTCTTTCGTTGTAGAGATCCCTCTCTAGTTTCTTCCAACGGGCAAACATCAAAAGGAAGCTCTCGCTGCCACAAGGCAATCCAGAAGCAATGCGGTCCATATCAATTGCTGTTTTCCCTAGTGCCTTTGCTTGATCATAAGGATGACTTGGTGAGTCACTATCTGTCACAgcctcttcatcttcattgtcaGAAAGCAGCTTCACTTGTGCAGTTATTTCCTTGGTCAATTGAGCCTGATTGGACAGTTGAGATAAGGGCAACTTATTTGTCACCATTATAGATGTAATTATCTTAACGTTTGGTTGTTTTAGATGTGCAAGTTTCTGCAGAAACAACTCACAAGTATACGGTATAGAAAGCAAAGGGGAAAGGAAATAAATACATCTAATGCATATACCAAATTTGTGAGAAGGTTAGCAGCATTTGGAGGCACTCCAGCTCCATCAACCATCCATGGGAACTCCATAGTCTCACCATTTGCAATTTTTGAAGAAAGGATAATATTGTGCAAACGAGCCTGCAGAGATCTGACATTTTATGACAGAAACTTTTGAAGtttcaaacaaatattttttttcataagtaTGAGTTATGGCATTGGTATCTGAAGGCGACCTTCGCTTCATCTATCTCAATAGAGCCATCCTGAAGTCCATCAAGCATAGAAGAGTCCTTACTGACAAGTGAAACCTGGAGACAGTAAATCCAATGAATTGCAGCTCTGTCAAGTCTTCAACTGGATATATTTCCGTAATAGGAACAAACCAGAATTGGAGTTAACTCCCCCTCCAAATCAAGAAGACCTTTCGCAAAAGCTGCTGCAGACATCTATTAGGTaacaacaagaaaaaaaatgtaagcaACCATCCGTTAGGACCGTTACCCAGTACAAGAAAAATGACATAGGATAGTAAGGTCAGGAAACCCCAgcaatcattactttttttacATATTAAATGCAAAATTATTTGATGGCATGTCATTATGTTCATGTTGTCTTTGGATTTTCTCCTTTATTTTCTCTGTTGTCTGTGTGCATCCCTGCCTGATGTAATTCCATTACTTAATGAAATATCCCTTGCCTAAAAAATTTAATGGCATGTCACAGAAGGCATAAATGTACAAAAAACATAAACATTTCAGTGAATCCAGAATGGAACTAAATAGTTTCTGGTAGTTAGAGAATTACTACGAAGAAGAATAAGTTATTACATTACGTTACTATTGATTATATGGACCAGGGTCCAGAAATCTGCTACCAGTTCTGCTTAATACTGGGTTTTTGCCCACTTGAAGGTGTGATGCATCAAATCATGTGTAATCATGTGAAAAGACCAGTTTTTCAGATAGCTGCCAAAAAATGGCTGGTTTTCAGAGGAACAGAGCAGGCGGTTCAATCCTGAGTCCCGACTCTAAAATCCTAACCCTGATATGGACATGATGTACCCAAAAAATGGCtggttttcattttcttttacatTCAATAACCCAAGCCTGTAAGAAGAAATACTGCCATTTACCTGGACACGACCTTCATCTGAACTGTATATTTTCAGATCATGCCTATATGTACTGTGCAGACGAAGCAATCCTGGTCCTTCACCTAAATAAACCGAAGTCACACCAAAATAGTACATGAGACACAAAAGCCAAATAAATGGTGCTGTTTTCAGACAGTTAGAGAAAAGAATGGGAGGCTATCTAAAGAATGGGAGGCTATCTAACTGACATCTAGACAGAAATGGCAGCCAAATTAACAAAGGGAAAGGAAAGAAAGGACATAAGTAGGGCACAAAATATCAACGTGAAGGATAATAAACCATTTTGTGAAATGATTGCTGGAGTAATTTCACTAAAAGTAAAGATTGAGATACCATTTCAGTAAACCAACTGAACTGAAATAGCTGAACCTGACCAAGTTACATTTTATTGAAAAATTCACTACGATTATTTTGTTTAGTTAagttttttatttcaaattggTACCCAAAGTGGCACAGTGAAACTGAATATAAACATTTAGTGAAGACTTCACCGAAGGTCTGAAATGGATTAGACTATTGTGGTGTTTAGTGATGCAGTTCATACAATAATTTAGTTAAAACCAGAGTTTCAGCAAAATATCACGTTGGAGACCCACAGCTTGATGCCACACATAGAAAGTTCTAAACGGGAAGCGGAAAAGTTTAGGATAAGGCATACTTGGATACATATTATTTCTGAAGTATCTTCCCAACTCTTCTGCCTGCATGATCAAACAAAAGCATCTGAGAGACACAAAGGGGGGACACGATAAGAACTTAAATGAAATGAACAGACTGATCATTAATCATGTTTACTTAGATTATGTCCATAGTACTAATAAGTTGAATATTTGGACATTGAAATTGGAGATTGTTGAATTAACATAAAATATCCATAAACCCCAAAAAATCATACCGACATCAAACTAAATGAGCTTCATTGGCAACGCAGTGCTCATTATAATAATGACAGATAATAAAATCTTCAATAGGTGAAATGAAAGCAACCTGCTTTCTCCCAGCATGAGTTAGAACTCCACCGTACTTGAGAACCATCAGTGCTTCAATTG encodes the following:
- the LOC4327902 gene encoding inositol hexakisphosphate and diphosphoinositol-pentakisphosphate kinase VIP1 isoform X4 — protein: MRNSDGKEVRYPVLLTPTEKQIARNICQAFGQAVCGFDLLRCDLGEARSYVCDVNGWSFVKSSHKYYDDAACILRKMFLDDKAPHISSTIPANLPWKVSEPVQPFDAVRDRERGTVGISRQSEELRCVIAVIRHGDRTPKQKVKLKVTEEKLLKLMLKYNGGKAHAEAKLKSALQLQDLLDATRILVPRARSGRESDSDAEIEHAEKLRQVRAVLEEGGHFSGIYRKVQLKPSNWVHIPKSNGNGKEEYPIEALMVLKYGGVLTHAGRKQAEELGRYFRNNMYPSEGPGLLRLHSTYRHDLKIYSSDEGRVQMSAAAFAKGLLDLEGELTPILVSLVSKDSSMLDGLQDGSIEIDEAKARLHNIILSSKIANGETMEFPWMVDGAGVPPNAANLLTNLAQLTKEITAQVKLLSDNEDEEAVTDSDSPSHPYDQAKALGKTAIDMDRIASGLPCGSESFLLMFARWKKLERDLYNERKKRFDTTQIPDIYDSCKYDLLHNSHLKLNGLSDLFRVSQSLADGVIPNEYGINAKQKLKIGSKIARRLLGKILIDLHNTRREVAAAGGESNACHDPTIVPSSKRKDRGYYGDVKNEGFDRPNSNKKSIDLDDSHKETKYCLDPKYANVMEPERRVRTRLYFTSESHIHSLMNVLRYCNFDESMDGEESLVCKNALDNLFKTRELDYMSYIVLRMFENTEVSLEDPKRFRIEMTYSRGADISSLQSEHGKDSLLPDDHTMKIMEPERLQEVGSYLTLDKFDKMVRPFAMPAEDFPPAAPSQSLAVRFCKDNGLQGARLQDKSDMVSGMPKRKTKKLQE